The following are encoded in a window of Plectropomus leopardus isolate mb chromosome 23, YSFRI_Pleo_2.0, whole genome shotgun sequence genomic DNA:
- the rpgrip1 gene encoding protein fantom, with amino-acid sequence MSPVLDETAGDLPVRDVGLMRGGLMPTVPDTLRDVKPWKKHHVMRTKADPQRLFRFPREHLEDLCLRLQEENSLLRQHTRTQEQRLRRMSTRLMRLRQTRPGSGAVKERDMEDTIQELEARVAMLESQKVVLQNKLSLARQHVMDLGGRTPYRFSKGKSMEVEGGVRRAAQTAPPRYGSTLEDTRAEMERFRSSVTEQVRAAELELTAQALRDTLREKEKEIEGTVREMRKQQADRHRIIIKENVDLIRLQKQLTDKSTALRVTQEKFNNLQEAYENQLEEGQRSLRESQGALLEKVEELTEQLKQERQKVLALEGQLTSTTLSLQTLDKLQERILDLEGERDLIKENYDTLLERTLSVQSNHDGKVEQHREVNQRREEQGEIISSMDMQRLEDMLQAERGQRGMLELEMEKLRREKEILEEQREREREFSVTASDKQEHLEQEVLRYREQVSALQDRLDSVTKEFDMSVEDLSETLIQIKAFRMQQESRAGLQFLRADGTVEDSPHELANIQASHAETVLELQKTRNLLLLEHHISKDLQEELNTVNQRMGREREEGRRRMAEKDKLLSKRALQINALQAQLKELAYSPRNYKRTIPIQYTWPAGDQEVVQLIEDDLSFSQLKAGESLLEIHLKGATFTPAGLRTMGGISHEDIVTFCTYSLLDFEVHSTPLVSGSQPNYGFTSRYALTARDLGRLGGQGSRVRVELHQALGGVQFVTHGCGQMSLMGAMERREERVGGSINITGSEGALVGVVDFWVRLFNPTEPIDTVPERGADWRTATQRRPVQIALGWQDTSHEELHDYGGGIPNELVVMLERCVGLNSRWPGLLPDAYLTYRFYDLPPHVSQTIQATSDPVFRDTTSYPLAVTADVLHYLRSSSLWVYVFDDSDDQIPPAYLAKSPIPLRALATGREIRGDYVLRDPAGGPRGMVRVFIKWKYPFQPSADTALGRPGRQDREMESSEREERRREEAEASQRPIAKPRVKTQQLEPRETKAVQKESKALPRPPPVKQKILHHKQPISVKPPTTHRKRSTKRPPDLYLGTPHLTPEPRLTTPSHVSTRKSSPTMSSRRSSVSSARTQDLPSMDQVSMDEEEEEEERSESAAAGDSETSGSSESSSSQSDIIIIPPKRKMRKGDKLRVEILSLMLEPSSSVALDKSVQRVYVEYRLLGVPMETTETPMSLRKPTKGEEIHYNFTRVIYVDGSQSAPLRHYLYTMLEGTDPNQGRLKFTVVSEPMDDDEECVDVGHAFLDLQELLLTGNDVSEQQIDVVSVDEDKEVIGNLKVSLEAAKALTGIYQEFQQKKESKKEDESDGEEEEEEEEEKEKDEQEEEKKKDEIPVLDYDDDSDF; translated from the exons ATGTCGCCAGTGTTGGACGAGACAGCTGGGGATCTCCCCGTCAGGGATGTGGGACTGATGAGGGGGGGACTGATGCCGACTGTCCCAG ATACTTTACGTGATGTGAAGCCATGGAAGAAGCATCATGTCATGAGGACAAAAG CAGATCCTCAGCGCCTGTTTCGGTTTCCCAGAGAGCACCTGGAGGACCTGTGTCTCAGACTCCAAGAAGAAAACAGTCTGCTAAGACAACACACTCGCACACAGGAGCAGAGGTTACGCAG GATGTCCACCAGACTGATGCGTCTCCGTCAGACCCGTCCTGGGTCCGGTGCAGTGAAGGAGAGAGATATGGAGGACACCATACAGGAGCTGGAAGCCCGAGTGGCTATGCTGGAGAGCCAGAAAGTGGTTCTGCAGAACAAACTGAGCCTGGCCAGGCAGCACGTTATGGACCTCGGGGGACGCACACCATATAGGTTCAGTAAAG GTAAAAGTATGGAAGTGGAGGGCGGAGTCAGGAGGGCAGCCCAGACTGCCCCGCCTCGCTACGGATCCACGCTGGAAGACACCAgggcagagatggagagatt CCGGTCCAGTGTGACAGAGCAGGTGAGGGCTGCAGAGCTGGAGCTGACAGCGCAGGCGCTCAGAGACAcgctgagagagaaagagaaagagatcgAGGGAACAGTGAGAGAGATGAGGAAGCAACAGGCTGACAGACACAG AATAATTATTAAAGAGAACGTGGATCTGATCCGTCTACAAAAGCAGCTCACAGACAAGAGCACCGCCCTGAGAGTCACCCAGGAGAAGTTCAACAACCTGCAAGAG GCATATGAGAACCAGCTGGAGGAG ggtcagaggtcacttaGGGAAAGCCAGGGAGCTCTGTTGGAGAAAGTGGAGGAGCTGACTGAACAGCTGAAGCAGGAGAGGCAGAAAGTGCTGGCACTGGAGGGACAACTTACCTCCACTACACTGTCTCTACAGACCTTAGACAAG ctACAGGAGCGGATATTGGACCTGGAAGGAGAGAGGGATCTAATAAAAGAAAACTATGACACTCTGCTAGAGAG AACATTATCTGTACAAAGCAACCATGATGGCAAGGTGGAACAACATAGGGAAGTAAACCAGAGGAGGGAGGAACAGGGAGAAATCATTAGCAGCATGGACATGCAGAGGCTGGAGGACATGCTGCAAGCAGAGAGGGGGCAGAGAGGCATGCTGGAGCTGGAGATGGAGAAACTAAGACGAGAGAAGGAGATattggaggagcagagggagcgAGAAAGAG AGTTTTCTGTTACGGCAAGTGACAAACAAGAGCATCTGGAACAGGAGGTTCTCCGGTACAGAGAGCAGGTTTCTGCTCTGCAGGACAGACTGGACTCTGTCACCAAG GAGTTCGACATGAGTGTCGAGGATCTCAGTGAAACTCTCATACAGATCAAG GCATTTAGGATGCAGCAGGAGAGCAGGGCGGGATTACAATTCCTCCGGGCTGATGGGACGGTGGAGGATTCACCCCATGAGCTGGCAAACATCCAGGCATCGCATGCTGAGACTGTCCTGGAACTACAGAAAACCAGAAACCTTTTACTACTGGAGCACCATATCAGTAAAGAcctgcag GAAGAGTTGAACACAGTCAACCAGAGGATGGGGAGAGAGCGGGAGGAGGGCAGGAGGAGGAtggcagaaaaagacaaacttttATCAAAAAGAGCTCTTCAGATTAACGCTTTACAAG CTCAGTTAAAAGAGTTAGCATACAGCCCCAGGAACTACAAACGGACCATACCAATCCAGTACACATGGCCAGCTGGAGACCAGGAGGTGGTACAGCTCATTGAGGACGACCTGTCTTTTTCTCAGCTGAAGGCTGGGGAGTCACTGTTGGAGATCCACctcaag GGTGCCACCTTTACCCCAGCAGGGCTTCGTACTATGGGTGGCATCAGTCATGAAGACATCGTAACCTTCTGCACCTACAGCCTCTTGGACTTTGAGGTCCACTCCACTCCTCTGGTGTCAGGCAGCCAACCCAACTATGGCTTCACGTCCCGCTATGCTCTGACAGCTCGAGATCTGGGCAGGCTGGGAGGTCAGGGGTCAAGGGTCAGAGTGGAGCTCCACCAGGCGTTAGGAGGGGTCCAGTTTGTGACGCATGGATGTGGGCAGATGTCCCTCATGGGTGCTatggagaggagggaagagCGTGTCGGTGGAAGTATCAATATTACAG GGTCCGAAGGTGCACTTGTTGGTGTTGTGGATTTTTGGGTGCGTTTGTTTAATCCTACTGAGCCCATAGACACTGTGCCAGAGAGAGGAGCTGACTGGAGAACGGCAACACAGAGGAGGCCTGTGCAGATCGCTCTTGGCTGGCAAGACACTAGTCATGAG GAGTTACATGACTACGGTGGAGGGATCCCTAATGAGTTGGTGGTTATGTTGGAGCGATGTGTGGGACTTAATTCTCGCTGGCCTGGACTGCTTCCTGATGCCTACCTGACATACAGATTCTACGACCTGCCGCCTCACGTCTCTCAGACAATACAGGCCACCTCTGACCCAGTGTTCAGGGATACCACCAGCTACCCACTAGCAGTCACAGCCGATGTCTTACACTACCTGAG GTCCAGCAGTTTGTGGGTGTATGTGtttgatgacagtgatgatcaGATACCACCAGCCTATCTGGCAAAGAGCCCCATCCCGCTGCGAGCCCTGGCTACAGGCCGGGAGATCAGAG GTGATTATGTCCTGAGGGATCCAGCTGGTGGACCTCGGGGCATGGTCCGGGTCTTTATAAAATGGAAGTACCCCTTCCAGCCATCGGCGGACACTGCGCTGGGTAGACCTGGAAGACAGGACAGAGAAATGGAAAGCagtgagagggaggagaggaggagagaggaggctgaaGCTTCACAGCGGCCCATAGCCAAGCCCAGAGTGAAG ACTCAGCAACTGGAGCCGAGAGAAACCAAAGCAGTGCAAAAAGAGTCTAAAGCTTTG CCTCGGCCTCCGCCTGTTAAACAGAAAATCTTACATCACAAGCAACCCATCTCTGTGAAACCACCAACCACACACAGGAAGAGATCCACCAAGAGGCCACCTGACCTTTACCTGGGCACACCCCATCTGACCCCCGAGCCAAGGCTGACCACGCCCTCTCATGTGTCAACAAGAAA ATCTTCACCCACCATGTCATCGAGGAGAAGCTCTGTCAGCTCTGCCAGGACTCAG GACCTTCCCTCTATGGATCAGGTGTCAatggatgaagaggaggaggaagaggagaggagtgagAGTG ctgctgcaggagacaGTGAAACCTCAGGGTCATCAGAGTCAAGTTCCTCACAAAgcgacatcatcatcattccaCCAAAACGGAAAATGAGGAAG ggAGACAAACTGAGAGTGGAGATTCTGTCCCTAATGTTGGAACCGTCCTCAAGTGTAGCGCTGGACAAGTCAGTGCAGCGTGTTTATGTGGAATACCGGCTGCTGGGCGTCCCGATGGAGACGACAGAAACACCCATGTCCCTCCGCAAACCCACAAAGGGAGAGGAGATTCACTACAACTTTACACGAG tGATCTATGTGGATGGTTCACAGTCGGCTCCACTGAGACACTATCTTTACACCATGTTAGAGGGCACCGACCCCAACCAGGGAAG GTTAAAGTTCACAGTAGTCAGTGAGCCGATGGACGACGATGAGGAGTGTGTGGACGTCGGACACGCCTTCCTGGACCTGCAGGAGCTGCTCCTCACTGGAAATGATGTCAGCGAGCAACAAATTGACG TTGTGAGTGTGGATGAAGACAAGGAGGTGATTGGAAATCTGAAAGTGTCTCTGGAAGCAGCCAAAGCTCTGACTGGGATCTACCAGGagtttcaacagaaaaaagagagcaagaaagaaGATGAGAGTgatggagaagaggaagaagaagaagaggaggagaaggaaaaagatgaacaagaggaagagaagaaaaaagatgagataCCAGTGTTAgattatgatgatgatagtgacTTTTGA
- the fam113 gene encoding PC-esterase domain-containing protein 1A, with the protein MKPVSHQQACQLLHNKFVVVLGDSIQRSVYKDLVLLLQKDKYLSLKQLKSKGEKSFEQDCLVEGGSLSPLHNGTGYREVRQFQSAHHLIRFYFVTRIFSRYMESVLADFRHGLKPDVVILNSCVWDISRYNSTWLSDYKENLHRFFGAMREILPEETLVIWNLTMPLGERIRGGFLIPEIEHKAPQLRYDVIDGNFYSGTLADAYGMDVLDLHFQFRFSLQHRTKDGIHWNALAHRKITSLLLQHTAEAWGVIMTCPLATIEHNEVTAQQPANGNATKHAGVLRASNHHSLPPTKYFSNTEKQYGGYWEEFHSDYIPFGFDYENNQRARRHGGAYGPAPPTLLPLLPDLRHQFAYGWSRNGFNYRPPHHFQPYDERHHQQVMRTRHTRHHYAPYTQHRLRQYSHNACYY; encoded by the exons ATGAAGCCTGTTAGTCACCAGCAGGCCTGCCAGTTGCTCCACAACAAATTTGTTGTGGTGTTAGGAGACTCCA TTCAGAGGTCTGTGTACAAGGACCTTGTTCTGCTGTTGCAGAAAGACAAATATCTCTCCTTAAAACAACTCAAAAGCAAG GGTGAAAAAAGCTTTGAACAGGACTGCCTGGTGGAGGGGGGTAGTTTGAGTCCGTTGCACAATGGAACAGGGTACAGAGAGGTTCGCCAGTTTCAGTCTGCTCACCACCTCATCCGCTTCTACTTTGTGACGCGCATCTTTTCTCGTTACATGGAGAGCGTCCTGGCCGATTTCCGCCACGGCTTGAAACCAGATGTAGTCATTCTCAACTCCTGTGTCTGGGATATTTCAAG ATACAACTCCACATGGCTGAGTGACTATAAGGAAAACCTTCATAGGTTCTTTGGAGCGATGAGAGAGATTCTGCCAGAGGAAACTCTAGTAATATGGAATCTCACCATGCCCCTGGGAGAGAGGATCAGAGGCGGTTTCCTGATTCCTGAG ATTGAGCACAAGGCTCCCCAGCTGCGTTATGATGTGATTGATGGCAACTTCTACAGCGGGACTCTGGCTGACGCCTACGGGATGGATGTGCTGGACCTCCACTTCCAGTTCCGCTTCTCTCTGCAGCATCGTACGAAGGACGGAATCCACTGGAACGCCCTCGCCCACCGCAAGATCACCTCTCTGCTGTTACAGCACACCGCAGAGGCTTGGGGTGTTATTATGACCTGTCCCCTGGCTACTATTG AGCATAATGAGGTTACTGCTCAGCAGCCAGCTAATGGGAATGCTACCAAACATGCAG GAGTTCTACGAGCCTCTAACCACCACTCCCTACCTCCCACCAAGTACTTTTCCAACACGG AGAAACAATATGGTGGCTACTGGGAGGAGTTCCACAGTGATTACATTCCTTTTGGTTTCGATTATGAGAACAACCAAAGAGCTCGCAGACATGGCGGAGCTTACGGACCTGCCCCCCCAACTCTGCTGCCTCTCCTTCCAGACCTCAGACACCAGTTTGCATATGGATGGTCTAGAAATG GTTTCAACTACAGGCCTCCCCACCACTTCCAGCCTTATGACGAGCGCCATCATCAGCAAGTGATGAGGACCCGACACACCAGGCACCACTACGCACCGTACACCCAACACAGGCTGCGTCAGTACAGCCATAACGCCTGCTACTACTGA
- the LOC121962261 gene encoding E3 ubiquitin-protein ligase TRIM39-like, whose product MASPSVLLSEVQFQCCICEEVFSEPVSIPCGHSFCFTCITSRWDNGLVISCPKCQTVFEGRPELCENSFAKEMSEQIRARKHNGVMSIAGKCIYCDVCVGKQTKALKSCLVCLTSYCESHLEPHLRVATLKIHKLIEPVATLESRMCKRHQRLLELFCRSDQRCVCVLCTETDHRCHDTVPVERESQQKKAQMKRIEADVQQMIQDRLQKVEEIKHSVELSKENSKRDIAESTEVLSALVRSLERNQVELVEVIQRKQAAAEQRAERLITELELEITELERRRSEMEQLSHTEDHLHLLQRFPALSSPPSLKACAEIIVHSDTCLGTLRRAVANIEQQLQSALEKLSIQEHEKMQQYAADVRLDPRTANPWLVLSEDRRQIWDGDVEQNQEDIPERFDTAPCVLATMGFTTGRHYWEVEVVDKTAWDLGVARQTVNRKGVVTLSPEDGYWTVCLRKGSEYHACAGQAKLLCLSQRPQVVGVFLDYEEGTVAFYDAEVKSHIYSFTQFQFTEAMFPFFNPDMCDNGSNKSPLSIRPVSGDVDLDDITI is encoded by the exons ATGGCCTCCCCCAGCGTTCTCCTGTCAGAGGTGCAGTTTCAGTGTTGCATCTGTGAAGAGGTTTTCTCTGAGCCCGTCTCCATCCCATGTGGTCACAGCTTCTGCTTCACCTGCATCACATCACGCTGGGACAACGGCCTTGTCATCAGCTGTCCCAAATGTCAGACAGTCTTTGAAGGCCGCCCAGAGCTTTGTGAAAACTCCTTTGCCAAGGAAATGTCAGAGCAGATCCGAGCAAGAAAGCATAATGGAGTGATGTCAATAGCtggaaaatgtatatattgcgatgtgtgtgtgggaaagCAAACAAAGGCCCTGAAGTCCTGCCTTGTGTGTCTGACCTCATATTGCGAGAGTCACCTGGAGCCACACCTGAGAGTCGCTACCTTGAAGATCCACAAGCTGATCGAACCTGTGGCAACGCTGGAGAGCCGGATGTGTAAAAGGCACCAAAGGCTCCTGGAGCTGTTCTGTAGGAGTGaccagaggtgtgtgtgtgtgctgtgcactgaGACTGACCACCGCTGTCACGACACTGTCCCAGTGGAGCGAGAGAGTCAGCAGAAGAAG GCTCAGATGAAAAGGATTGAGGCTGATGTTCAGCAGATGATCCAGGACAGACTGCAGAAAGTGGAGGAGATCAAACATTCTGTGGAGCTCAGCAAA GAAAACTCAAAAAGGGACATAGCTGAAAGCACAGAGGTCCTCTCCGCTCTGGTTCGTTCTTTGGAGAGAAATCAGGTGGAGCTGGTGGAGGTGATCCAGAGgaagcaggcagcagcagagcagagggcGGAGAGGCTCATCACAGAGCTGGAGCTGGAAATCACTGaactggagaggaggaggagtgagatGGAGCAGCTTTCTCACACTGAGGACCACCTCCATCTTCTGCAG AGGTTTCCAGCTTTGAGTTCTCCTCCATCGCTCAAAGCCTGCGCTGAAATCATTGTCCATTCAGACACATGTTTGGGGACTTTAAGGAGAGCAGTGGCCAACATTGAACAGCAGCTTCAATCAGCATTGGAAAAACTTTCCATTCAAG AGCATGAGAAGATGCAGCAGTATGCAG CTGATGTTCGTCTGGACCCCAGGACAGCCAACCCTTGGCTGGTCCTATCTGAGGATCGGAGACAGATCTGGGATGGAGATGTTGAACAGAACCAGGAGGACATACCAGAGCGTTTTGACACGGCACCATGTGTCCTCGCCACCATG GGTTTCACCACAGGGAGGCACTACTGGGAGGTCGAAGTGGTAGACAAAACAGCGTGGGACTTGGGTGTGGCTCGACAGACGGTCAACAGGAAGGGCGTGGTGACACTGAGTCCAGAGGATGGTTATTGGACTGTTTGTTTGAGGAAGGGCAGTGAGTACCACGCATGTGCAGGACAGGCAAAGCTGCTGTGTCTCTCTCAGAGGCCGCAGGTTGTTGGGGTGTTTTTGGATTACGAGGAAGGGACAGTGGCATTCTATGACGCAGAAGTCAAGTCACACATTTATTCCTTTACACAATTTCAGTTCACCGAGGCcatgtttccattttttaaccCAGATATGTGTGACAACGGCAGCAACAAATCACCACTTAGCATCCGCCCTGTTAGTGGAGACGTGGATTTAGATGACATCACAATATGA